A genomic segment from Litoribacterium kuwaitense encodes:
- a CDS encoding chromate transporter encodes GWQGGLLAMVAIFLPAFLLIAGTLPFWQEMRHLPKMRGAVLGINAAVVGILAAALYQLIWTSSITAAIDVALVAILFVMLKSWNVPPWVVVITGALCGWGASVIL; translated from the coding sequence GAGGATGGCAAGGTGGTCTTCTGGCGATGGTCGCCATCTTTTTACCAGCATTTTTGTTAATCGCAGGAACACTTCCTTTTTGGCAGGAAATGCGTCATTTGCCAAAGATGCGAGGCGCGGTGCTTGGAATTAATGCCGCCGTTGTCGGTATTTTGGCTGCCGCTTTGTATCAGCTGATCTGGACGTCGTCCATTACTGCTGCGATTGATGTCGCGTTAGTGGCCATTTTGTTTGTCATGTTAAAAAGCTGGAATGTCCCACCGTGGGTCGTCGTCATTACAGGCGCGCTCTGTGGATGGGGGGCCTCTGTAATTTTGTAA